From a region of the Tachypleus tridentatus isolate NWPU-2018 chromosome 1, ASM421037v1, whole genome shotgun sequence genome:
- the Nelf-E gene encoding negative elongation factor E isoform X4, translating into MVYLHFPSQFTEEEEMLQKKYQKLKRKKKALLQLKTPKQEPPAVQNPVKCTPEVKKDAKEVAKKLLKSGAIQAIKVENKERQGFKRSKASERKRSTSIHYQSFGSSSGLEEENTDRMKGVSNNSRPAMKSLFESFVSSREIEEHENKEERDHERDRDGRNERPRQGNTIYVNGFNVTEEILRNGFAPFGNIMNISMELDKNCGFVTFEKMESADKAINEMNGKMVSGVKLRVSLARRQPPVPVSCDGSSASWTTLAASFSQKGSHQDKRELVTYDDDIF; encoded by the exons AAAAAGGCACTACTTCAACTAAAAACGCCTAAGCAAGAGCCGCCAGCAGTTCAAAACCCTGTGAAGTGCA CACCAGAAGTAAAAAAAGATGCTAAGGAAGTGGCTAAAAAACTGTTGAAATCTGGG GCCATACAAGCTATTAAAGTAGAAAACAAGGAAAGACAAGGTTTTAAACGTTCTAAAGCATCTGAAAGGAAAAGGAGCACATCAATACATTATCAATCATTTGGTTCAAGTTCTGGCTTAGAGGAAGAAAACACTGATAGGATGAAAGGC GTGAGCAATAACTCTCGTCCTGCTATGAAAAGTCTGTTTGAAAGCTTTGTTAGTTCTCGAGAAATAGAAGAGCATGAGAACAAAGAGGAGAGAGATCACGAGCGAGATAGAGATGGACGAAATGAGCGTCCTAGACAAGGAAATACAATTTATGTGAATGGCTTTAATGTAACTGAAGAAATACTACGTAATGGATTTGCTCCTTTTGGAAATATCATGAATATATCTATGGAACTGGACAAAAA TTGTGGGTTTGTGACATTTGAAAAAATGGAGTCAGCAGATAAAGCTATAAATGAG ATGAATGGGAAAATGGTGTCTGGAGTTAAGTTGCGTGTTTCATTGGCAAGAAGACAACCACCTGTTCCAGTTTCCTGCGATGGCTCATCAGCTTCATGGACAACATTGG CTGCCAGTTTCTCTCAGAAGGGGAGTCATCAAGACAAACGTGAACTTGTGACATATGATGATGATATATTTTGA
- the Nelf-E gene encoding negative elongation factor E isoform X2 → MVYLHFPSQFTEEEEMLQKKYQKLKRKKKALLQLKTPKQEPPAVQNPVKCTPEVKKDAKEVAKKLLKSGAIQAIKVENKERQGFKRSKASERKRSTSIHYQSFGSSSGLEEENTDRMKGVSNNSRPAMKSLFESFVSSREIEEHENKEERDHERDRDGRNERPRQGNTIYVNGFNVTEEILRNGFAPFGNIMNISMELDKNCGFVTFEKMESADKAINEMNGKMVSGVKLRVSLARRQPPVPVSCDGSSASWTTLDYDKAFMSNCPKHEIASCKSASFSQKGSHQDKRELVTYDDDIF, encoded by the exons AAAAAGGCACTACTTCAACTAAAAACGCCTAAGCAAGAGCCGCCAGCAGTTCAAAACCCTGTGAAGTGCA CACCAGAAGTAAAAAAAGATGCTAAGGAAGTGGCTAAAAAACTGTTGAAATCTGGG GCCATACAAGCTATTAAAGTAGAAAACAAGGAAAGACAAGGTTTTAAACGTTCTAAAGCATCTGAAAGGAAAAGGAGCACATCAATACATTATCAATCATTTGGTTCAAGTTCTGGCTTAGAGGAAGAAAACACTGATAGGATGAAAGGC GTGAGCAATAACTCTCGTCCTGCTATGAAAAGTCTGTTTGAAAGCTTTGTTAGTTCTCGAGAAATAGAAGAGCATGAGAACAAAGAGGAGAGAGATCACGAGCGAGATAGAGATGGACGAAATGAGCGTCCTAGACAAGGAAATACAATTTATGTGAATGGCTTTAATGTAACTGAAGAAATACTACGTAATGGATTTGCTCCTTTTGGAAATATCATGAATATATCTATGGAACTGGACAAAAA TTGTGGGTTTGTGACATTTGAAAAAATGGAGTCAGCAGATAAAGCTATAAATGAG ATGAATGGGAAAATGGTGTCTGGAGTTAAGTTGCGTGTTTCATTGGCAAGAAGACAACCACCTGTTCCAGTTTCCTGCGATGGCTCATCAGCTTCATGGACAACATTGG ATTATGATAAGGCTTTCATGTCAAACTGCCCAAAGCATGAAATCGCCAGTTGTAAAT CTGCCAGTTTCTCTCAGAAGGGGAGTCATCAAGACAAACGTGAACTTGTGACATATGATGATGATATATTTTGA
- the Nelf-E gene encoding negative elongation factor E isoform X1: MARNMVYLHFPSQFTEEEEMLQKKYQKLKRKKKALLQLKTPKQEPPAVQNPVKCTPEVKKDAKEVAKKLLKSGAIQAIKVENKERQGFKRSKASERKRSTSIHYQSFGSSSGLEEENTDRMKGVSNNSRPAMKSLFESFVSSREIEEHENKEERDHERDRDGRNERPRQGNTIYVNGFNVTEEILRNGFAPFGNIMNISMELDKNCGFVTFEKMESADKAINEMNGKMVSGVKLRVSLARRQPPVPVSCDGSSASWTTLDYDKAFMSNCPKHEIASCKSASFSQKGSHQDKRELVTYDDDIF, from the exons AAAAAGGCACTACTTCAACTAAAAACGCCTAAGCAAGAGCCGCCAGCAGTTCAAAACCCTGTGAAGTGCA CACCAGAAGTAAAAAAAGATGCTAAGGAAGTGGCTAAAAAACTGTTGAAATCTGGG GCCATACAAGCTATTAAAGTAGAAAACAAGGAAAGACAAGGTTTTAAACGTTCTAAAGCATCTGAAAGGAAAAGGAGCACATCAATACATTATCAATCATTTGGTTCAAGTTCTGGCTTAGAGGAAGAAAACACTGATAGGATGAAAGGC GTGAGCAATAACTCTCGTCCTGCTATGAAAAGTCTGTTTGAAAGCTTTGTTAGTTCTCGAGAAATAGAAGAGCATGAGAACAAAGAGGAGAGAGATCACGAGCGAGATAGAGATGGACGAAATGAGCGTCCTAGACAAGGAAATACAATTTATGTGAATGGCTTTAATGTAACTGAAGAAATACTACGTAATGGATTTGCTCCTTTTGGAAATATCATGAATATATCTATGGAACTGGACAAAAA TTGTGGGTTTGTGACATTTGAAAAAATGGAGTCAGCAGATAAAGCTATAAATGAG ATGAATGGGAAAATGGTGTCTGGAGTTAAGTTGCGTGTTTCATTGGCAAGAAGACAACCACCTGTTCCAGTTTCCTGCGATGGCTCATCAGCTTCATGGACAACATTGG ATTATGATAAGGCTTTCATGTCAAACTGCCCAAAGCATGAAATCGCCAGTTGTAAAT CTGCCAGTTTCTCTCAGAAGGGGAGTCATCAAGACAAACGTGAACTTGTGACATATGATGATGATATATTTTGA